Part of the Cucurbita pepo subsp. pepo cultivar mu-cu-16 unplaced genomic scaffold, ASM280686v2 Cp4.1_scaffold000924, whole genome shotgun sequence genome, NNNNNNNNNNNNNNNNNNNNNNNNNNNNNNNNNNNNNNNNNNNNNNNNNNNNNNNNNNNNNNNNNNNNNNNNNNNNNNNNNNNNNNNNNNNNNNNNNNNNNNNNNNNNNNNNNNNNNNNNNNNNNNNNNNNNNNNNNNNNNNNNNNNNNNNNNNNNNNNNNNNNNNNNNNNNNNNNNNNNNNNNNNNNNNNNNNNNNNNNNNNNNNNNNNNNNNNNNNNNNNNNNNNNNNNNNNNNNNNNNNNNNNNNNNNNNNNNNNNNNNNNNNNNNNNNNNNNNNNNNNNNNNNNNNNNNNNNNNNNNNNNNNNNNNNNNNNNNNNNNNNNNNNNNNNNNNNNNNNNNNNNNNNNNNNNNNNNNNNNNNNNNNNNNNNNNNNNNNNNNNNNNNNNNNNNNNNNNNNNNNNNNNNNNNNNNNNNNNNNNNNNNNNNNNNNNNNNNNNNNNNNNNNNNNNNNNNNNNNNNNNNNNNNNNNNNNNNNNNNNNNNNNNNNNNNNNNNNNNNNNNNNNNNNNNNNNNNNNNNNNNNNNNNNNNNNNNNNNNNNNNNNNNNNNNNNNNNNNNNNNNNNNNNNNNNNNNNNNNNNNNNNNNNNNNNNNNNNNNNNNNNNNNNNNNNNNNNNNNNNNNNNNNNNNNNNNNNNNNNNNNNNNNNNNNNNNNNNNNNNNNNNNNNNNNNNNNNNNNNNNNNNNNNNNNNNNNNNNNNNNNNNNNNNNNNNNNNNNNNNNNNNNNNNNNNNNNNNNNNNNNNNNNNNNNNNNNNNNNNNNNNNNNNNNNNNNNNNNNNNNNNNNNNNNNNNNNNNNNNNNNNNNNNNNNNNNNNNNNNNNNNNNNNNNNNNNNNNNNNNNNNNNNNNNNNNNNNNNNNNNNNNNNNNNNNNNNNNNNNNNNNNNNNNNNNNNNNNNNNNNNNNNNNNNNNNNNNNNNNNNNNNNNNNNNNNNNNNNNNNNNNNNNNNNNNNNNNNNNNNNNNNNNNNNNNNNNNNNNNNNNNNNNNNNNNNNNNNNNNNNNNNNNNNNNNNNNNNNNNNNNNNNNNNNNNNNNNNNNNNNNNNNNNNNNNNNNNNNNNNNNNNNNNNNNNNNNNNNNNNNNNNNNNNNNNNNNNNNNNNNNNNNNNNNNNNNNNNNNNNNNNNNNNNNNNNNNNNNNNNNNNNNNNNNNNNNNNNNNNNNNNNNNNNNNNNNNNNNNNNNNNNNNNNNNNNNNNNNNNNNNNNNNNNNNNNNNNNNNNNNNNNNNNNNNNNNNNNNNNNNNNNNNNNNNNNNNNNNNNNNNNNNNNNNNNNNTTGACCCTTTGAACATTGTCCCCAAAGACGATGCTCTCGACGCGACCCCAGGTCAGGCGGGACTACCCGCTGAGTTTAAGCATATCAATAAGCGGAGGAAAAGAAACTTACAAGGATTCCCTTAGTAACGGCGAGCGAACCGGGAAGAGCCCAGCTTGAGAATCGGGCGCCCTCGGCGTTCGAATTGTAGTCTGGAGAAGCGTCCTCAGCGACGGACCGGGCACAAGTCCCCTGGAAGGGGGCGCCAGAGAGGGTGAGAGCCCCGTTGCGCTCGGACCCTGTCGCACCACGAGGCGCTGTCAACGAGTCGGGTTGTTTGGGAATGCAGCCCCAATCGGGCGGTAAATTCTGTCCAAGGCTAAATATGGGCGAGAGACCGATAGCAAACAAGTACCGCGAGGGAAAGATGAAAAGGACTTTGAAAAGAGAGTCAAATAGTGCTTGAAATTGTCGGGAGGGAAGCGGATGGGGGCCGGCGATGTGCTCCAGTCGGATGTGGAAAGGTGATAAGCCAGTCCGCCAATCGACTTGGGGCATGGACCGATGCGGATTGAGACGGCGGCCAAAGCCCAGGCCTTTGTTACGCTTGTGGAGACGTCGTCGTCCCGATCGTGGCTGGCAGCACGCGCCTTTTGGCGTGCTTCGGCATCTGCGTGCTCCTGGCATCGGCCTGTGGGCTCCCCATTCGACCCGTCTTGAAACACGGACCAAGGAGTCTGACATGTGTGCGAGTTAACGGGCGAGTAAACCCGTAAGGCGCAAGGAAGCTGACTGGTGGGATCCCTTTGTGGGTTGCACCACCGACCGACCTTGATCTTTTGAGAAGGGTTCGAGTGTGAGCATGCCTGTCGGGACCCGAAAGATGGTGAACTATGCCTGAGCGGGGCGAAGCCAGAGGAAACTCTGGTGGAGGCCCGCAGCGATACTGACGTGCAAATCGTTCGTCTGACTTGGGTATAGGGGCGAAAGACTAATCGAACCATCTAGTAGCTGGTTCCTGCCGAAGTTTCCCTCAGGATAGCAGTAACGTTTTCAGTTTTATGAGGTAAAGCGAATGATTAGAGGCCTTGGGGTT contains:
- the LOC111786016 gene encoding uncharacterized protein LOC111786016, which encodes MPGARRCRSTPKGACCQPRSGRRRLHKRNKGLGFGRRLNPHRSMPQVDWRTGLSPFHIRLEHIAGPHPLPSRQFQALFDSLFKVLFIFPSRYLFAIGLSPIFSLGQNLPPDWGCIPKQPDSLTAPRGATGSERNGALTLSGAPFQGTCARSVAEDASPDYNSNAEGARFSSWALPGSLAVTKGILVSFFSSAY